The DNA window GGCCTGGTGTTTGACGATGCGACGCTGCAGCTCCACGAAGGCGGGAATCCGGCAGCGCCGCGCCCACCGGATCCAGACCTCGAGCGCCTCCGCGGCCTCGGCGTGGGGCAGCTGGAAGACCAGTCGCAGGCCTTCTTTGAGCAGGTAGGCACGGTGCAGCCGCGGGTCGGTCTTGGCGACCCAGGCCAGCTTGGCCTGCTGCCTGACCGTGAGGTTCTCGGGGTTCTTCCACAGCGCGTAGCGGGCATGCTTCAACGCCTTCGCGTGTCCCGATGCGCGGCCGGCACGGCGCTGGGTGGCCGCTCCGCGGGCCTGGTTCCAGGCAGCTCGGCGGACCTCGTCGAGGGCGTCGGTGGCCCACCGGACGACGTGGAAGGGGTCGGCGCAGCGGACCGCGTGGGGGCAGTGGTCGGCGACCACAGTGCTGATCCAGTCCGCACCGTCGGCGGAGACGTGGGTGATCTGGCTGCACCGCTCCTCACCGAGGGCGTCGAAGAAGCCCTCGAGGGTGGCCTTGTCCCGGCCGGGGGCGGCCCAGACCAGCCGACCGGTGTCGTGGTCGACGACCACGGTCAGGTAGCGGTGGCCGCGCTTGTAGGAGATCTCATCGATCCCGATCCGGCGTAGGTCGGCGAACCGGTCATGCAGCTTCTCGACGTCGGCCCAGACCCGGGTGATGATCGCCCCCACGGTGCGCCAGGCGATCCGCATCAACTCGGTGACCGCGCTCTTGGAGCACTGGGTGGCCAGCCAGGCGACCTGCTCATCGAACCCGGTGGTGTGTCCGGCGCCATGCCGGGCCCAGGGCACCGCGCGGACCGTGGGCCCGTGCTCGCGGCAGTTGACCCGCGGTGCGTCGGCCTCGAGATGGACCTGGATGGTGCCCAGGTCCAGCGCCCGCCACCGACGACGTCCCTCGCCACGGTCGTACCAAGGAGACCGTCGCTGACATCGTCCGCAGCGAGCTCCCGCACGTCGCGTGGGCCGAACGCAGGCCACCAGAGTCTGCTCGTCCTCGTCGAACTCGATGTCCTCCACGACTGTCTTCTCGACCCCCAACAGGGCTCGCCATAAGGTGGCGTTCTGCACGCCGTTCTCCGCTCACTGGTTCCTGGTCCTAGACAGCTCAGAAACCTAGACAGGGAACGGCGTGCTCACGTTTCAGGCGCGCTCAACCACCCACGGATGCGTCAGGAGAGCCATTTTTTGAAGACTCGTCCGTGGCACCGCTGGCCGGGCTGTTGCGCGCCGCTGGCGAAGACGGCATCCGATGGGTCCGACGGGCGGTGGGCCGCATAGAGCCACCGACGCCGGAGGACAGGGCCACCCCCTGCTGGCTCAACGCCATCGGGCGGCTCGAACAGCTCGGAAGCATGATGCTCGCCGAGGAGCTGGTCAATACCGCGGCTTTCTCGGATCGCTTGCGCGACTCCATCCAGGCGACGATGAAAGTTGCCGTGGCGCCCTGGTGGCGCGAGGCCGTCGTCGGGCCGACCGACGCCAAGCCGTTCATTCCCGCGATGCTCGAAGACCCGCGAAGCACGCTGTTCATGGTCGCTCCGGCCGACGGCATCGCCGCCGCGGCGGCCGTCGGCGTCGTCGACGCGATCAGCGCCCACTGGCGCGATGGCCAGACACGACCAGTTCCGTTGCAGCACTTGCTGATCGTCTGTGATGAGATGTGCAATACCTTGCCCTGGCAAAAACTCCCGATCGTCATAACCGAA is part of the Gordonia bronchialis DSM 43247 genome and encodes:
- a CDS encoding ISL3 family transposase — its product is MQNATLWRALLGVEKTVVEDIEFDEDEQTLVACVRPTRRAGARCGRCQRRSPWYDRGEGRRRWRALDLGTIQVHLEADAPRVNCREHGPTVRAVPWARHGAGHTTGFDEQVAWLATQCSKSAVTELMRIAWRTVGAIITRVWADVEKLHDRFADLRRIGIDEISYKRGHRYLTVVVDHDTGRLVWAAPGRDKATLEGFFDALGEERCSQITHVSADGADWISTVVADHCPHAVRCADPFHVVRWATDALDEVRRAAWNQARGAATQRRAGRASGHAKALKHARYALWKNPENLTVRQQAKLAWVAKTDPRLHRAYLLKEGLRLVFQLPHAEAAEALEVWIRWARRCRIPAFVELQRRIVKHQASILAAIEHGLSNGRIESVNTKIRLITRVAFGFRSPEALIALAMLNLGGHRPVLPGRS
- a CDS encoding TraM recognition domain-containing protein, which encodes MAPLAGLLRAAGEDGIRWVRRAVGRIEPPTPEDRATPCWLNAIGRLEQLGSMMLAEELVNTAAFSDRLRDSIQATMKVAVAPWWREAVVGPTDAKPFIPAMLEDPRSTLFMVAPADGIAAAAAVGVVDAISAHWRDGQTRPVPLQHLLIVCDEMCNTLPWQKLPIVITESRSMGISVLAAVQDTQQFARRYNREIMEELRRVFPSILILSGSEEKELLDKAAWAAGRTERHKLSRDHAGKQSQSSEMAPAYEGSDLLPKRIGEGRLLRGTRPGASPDDPIEPAGLLVDLFDISQLDIDIDVA